The following nucleotide sequence is from Streptomyces sp. HUAS CB01.
GCTGGGCGCCGGCACGGCCGTGATGCAGCCGGCGCTCGCGACGATGATCGTCTGGTGCTCCACCCCGGCCACCCGGACGAGGGCGTTCGCCACGCAGTTCTTCCTGCAGAACCTGGGCCTGGGCATCGGTGGTCTGGTCGGCGGACAGCTCGTCGACAAGAGCCGGCCGGGCAGCTTCACCCTGCTGTTCTCGATCGAGGCGGCGATGTTCGTCGTCCTGGCCGTGATCGCGGCGACCGTACGGATGCCGAAGGCACCCTCGATCCCCGACGCGATGCCGGAGAACACCGAGGCCAGGGCCAGGGGCGGGATCCGGGCGCTGCTCGGGCACCGCGCCATGGTGCAGCTGTGCGTGCTCGGCTTCGTGCTCTTCTTCGCCTGCTACGGCCAGTTCGAGTCGGGGCTCGCGGCCTACGGCACCGAGGCCGCGGGGATCGACCCGGCGGCACTCGGCTACGCCCTGGCCGCCAACACCGCGGTGATCGTGCTCGCCCAGTTCGTCGTCCTGCGGTTCGTGGAGCGCCGCCGTCGCTCGCGTGTGATCGCCGCCGTCGGCCTGATCTGGGCCGTCGCCTGGCTCGTCGCGGGATACGCGGGGCTCGGGCACGGCAGCCAGGCGATGGCGACCGCCGCGTTCATCGCGACGTACGCGCTGTTCGGGCTCGGGGAGGCGATGCTGTCGCCGACCGTGGCCCCGCTGGTCGCCGATCTCGCGCCGGAGTCGATGGTCGGGCAGTACAACTCGGCGTTCGCGCTGGTCAAGCAGCTGGCGCTGGCCGTCGGTCCGGCGGTGGGCGGACCCATGGGGGCCGCGCTGCACGGTCCTTACATCGTGACGTTCGTCCTCTTCTCGCTGGGCATCAGCGTGCTGGCCGTGCGGCTGGGGCGGAACCTCACGGCCGTACAGAACCAGCCCTCGCTCGCGTCCACCTCGCGGATCGTCGCCCGGCACTCGCCCGAACAGGGCAGGGTCCAGACCGCCGCCTGACGGTGAGGGCCCGGCGCCGGCCGCCCGGCCGCTAACCGGGCGGTTCGGGCAGGGCGAACTCGCACCACACCGCTTTGCCGCCGCCCGGAGTGCGGCGGCTCCCCCAGGACGAGGCGATCGTCGCGACGATGGAGATCCCGCGACCCGCCTCGTCCTCCGTTTCCGCCCGGCGGCGGCGCGGCAGATGGTCGTCGCCGTCCGTGACCTCGATGATCAGCCGGCGGTCGGTGCGCCGCAGCCGCAGCCGCATGGGGGGCGTGCCGTGCTGGAGCGAGTTCGCGACCAGCTCGCTCGCGGCGAGCACGCCGAGGTCGCGCAGCTCCACCGGGAACCGCCACGAGGCCAGCACCCCCGACGCGAACGCGCGCGCACGGGGCGCCGCCTCCACACCGCCGAGCAGCTCCAGCGCGGCGTTGTGGAAGAGCTCCGCGTCGCCGCCCGAGCGGGTCGGGTGCTGGAGCACGAGGACCGCGACATCATCGTCATGGTCCGCGGTGACCCCCAGGGAGCGGATCAGCCGGTCGCACACGACCTGGGGCGTGCCGGTCGCTCCGGCCAGTGCCCGCTCCAGCGCGGCGACGCCCTCGTCGATGTCCTCGCCCCGCCGCTCGACCAGTCCGTCCGTGTAGAGCACGGCGGTGGAGCCCGGCTGCAGCGGGATCGTGCCGGAGGAGTGCAGCCAGCCGCCGGTGCCGAGCGGCGGGCCGGTCGGCTCCTCGGCCCGGTGGATGGTGCCGTCGGCATCGCGCACGAGGATCGGCAGATGGCCGGCGGACGCGTACACGAGCCGTCCCTCGTTCGGGTCGTGCACCGCGTACACGCAGGTGGCGATCTGGCTGGGGTCGATCTCGGAGGCCAGGCCGTCGAGGAGCTGGAGCACTTCGTGCGGGGGCAGGTCGAGGCGGGCGTACGCGCGGACGGCGGTGCGCAGCTGGCCCATGACGGCGGCCGCCCGCACGCCCCGGCCCATGACGTCGCCGATGACGAGCGCGGTGCGGCCGGCGCCGAGCGTGATCACGTCGTACCAGTCGCCGCCGACCGCGGCGTCCGTGCCGCCCGGGCGGTAGTCGGCGGCGATCCGCAGGTCGTCGGGCTGTTCGAGCTCCTGCGGGAGGAGTGAGCGCTGCAGCGTGACGGCGGCCTCGCGGTGACGGCTCTCGCTGGCGCGCAGCCGCTCGGCGGCCTCGGCGTGGGCCGTGACGTCGGCGGCGAAGACGAGCACGCCCTTGACGAGTTCGCCTTCCCGGTGCGGGTCGGGAGCCTCGGCGGGCAGGCACGTGACCGTGTACGAACCGCCGCCCCGGACCCGACGGGACTTCACCGTGCGCGGCTTGCCGCTGCGCAGCACCTGGTCCAGCAGCGGGAGCAGGCCCAGCTCGGCGAGTTCGGGGCAGGCCGCTGCGGCCGCGGCACCCGTGGAGCGGGGGCCGAACGCCGACTCGTACGCCTCGTTGACGTACGAGACGCGGTGCTCGGGGCCGTGGACGAGGGCGACGAGCGCGGGCAGCCCGTCGAGCAGCCCGCGGACGGGGAAGTGCTCAAGCGCCGGAAGGCCGGATTCCGCCGGCGGTTCCTGGGCGCCGGGCGGGTCGGTGACGACGTCGGTGGCGTCGGGCTGCCGGTCCGGCCGCCGGGCGTACTCACCGCGGGCCGCGGGGACGGAACCGCGGTCCGTCCGTGCTGCGGCGCGACGCTGCGTACCGGGGAGCCGGGCGCTCCAACGCGTGAAGTTCACGGATTTTCAAGCCTCGTGGTGTCGTTGCTGTGGTCGTGCGCGGTTGCGCCCGTGTCTCTGACCGTGCCCGGGGCGGGTCCGGTTCCGGTTCGGGGGCCGCTCCTCACGGAGCGGCCAAGTCTGCTGGTCTCGGGGGCGATGGGACGGAGCGGGCGGCCGGGCGCCCGACATCACTCTGCGCTGGCCGTACGTCCACCTATCGTCACACGCCCAGTGTGGCCCACCGCGCCGACAGCGGGGTCAGCCCTCCTCGGTTCCGGGTGCCGGAGCGTCCGGGCCCTTTCTCTCCCGGTCCTCGGGCGCGGCCCCGGACGGTGCCCCGGACGCGCCGGGAGGACGGGCACCGGGAGCCTGGCCCCGCCTTCTCTCCCGGGCGCTCATGGGCGGGTCCTCATGACGTCGGGCGAGCGGCCTGGACGGGACGCCGCCCGCGGCGAGTTCGAACTCGGCACGCGGGTGCTCCAGCGACCCGAGGGAGACGATCTCACGCTTGAACAGCCCGGACAGGGTCCACTCGGCGAGGATGCGGGCCTTCCGGTTGAACGTGGGCATGCGGCTGAGATGGTACGCGCGGTGCATCAGCCAGGCGGGATAGCCCTTCAGCTTGCGGCCGTACACATGCGCCACGCCCTTGTGCAGCCCCAGCGACGCCACGGATCCGACGTACTTGTGGGCGTAGGTCTGCAGGGGCTGCCCGCGCAGGGAGGCGACGAGGTTCTCGGCGAGCACCTTCGTCTGGCGTACCGCGTGCTGGGCGTTCGGCGCGCACTCCGTGCCGGGCTCCTCGGCGGTGACGTCGGGGACGGCGGCGGCGTCGCCGGCCGACCAGGCGTGCTCGGTCCCCTCGACGGTGAGTTCCGCGGTGCACTTGAGGCGGCCGCGCTCGTTCAGCGGCAGGTCCGTGGCCGCCAGGACGGGCGCGGGCTTCACACCCGCGGTCCACACGACCGTGCGGGTCGGCAGCCTGGAGCCGTCGCTGAGAACGGCGACACGGTTCTCGCAGGAGTCGAGGCGGGTGTCGAGCCGGACGTCGATGTTGCGGGCCCGCAACTCCCGGATGGCGTACTTCCCCATCTCCTCGCCGACCTCCGGGAGGATCCGGTTGCTCGCCTCGACGAGGACCCACTTCAGGTCCTCCGGCTTGATGTTGTGGTAGTAGCGCGTGGCGTAGCGGGCCATGTCCTCGAGCTCGGCGAGCGCTTCGACGCCCGCGTAGCCGCCGCCGACGACGACGAAGGTGAGCGCCGCGTCGCGCAGTGCGGGCTCACGGGTGGAGGAGGCGATGTCCATCTGCTCGATGACGTGGTTGCGCAGGCCGATGGCCTCCTCGACGGTCTTGAAGCCGATGGCGTACTCGGCGAGTCCGGGTACGGGCAGCGTGCGCGAGACGGAGCCGGGGGCGAGTACGAGTTCGTCGTACCCGATCTGGATCGCGCCGGCGCCCTCCTCCTCGGTGGCGAGGGTGGTGAAGGTCGCGGTGCGCTTGGCGTGGTCCACGGACCGGATCTCACCGCTGACGACCTTGCATCTGTACAGGACCCGGCGGAGCGGTACGACCACGTGGCGGGGCGAGATGGAGCCAGCGGCCGCCTCGGGGAGGAAGGGCTGGTAGGTCATGTAGGGCTCGGCCGACACGACCACGATCTCGACGTCGCCGCGCTCCAGCTCTCTCTTCAGCTTCTGCTGGAGACGGATCGCGGTGTACATCCCCACGTATCCCCCGCCGGCGACGAGAATGCGCGTGCGCGGCGAGGTGCCGGGGGTCGTGTCCCGGGAGTATGCAGCCTTCACCATCCCATGACGCAACGCTCCTCGGAGTTTGTCCACAGCCCCGGCAAATTGTGTGACCGGAGGTTTTGGCCACGCTTCGGCGGGGCGGTCGCCCCCAACGGGGGAAGGTACGCAGGTCAGCGGGGAGGAAGGGGGTCCGGGGCGGGGGTGGAATCAGGAAGGTTCCGGCCCTTGCTCCGATCGGGGGGCGCACCGGACGGAACTGCCCCTTCTGAATTGACCCCGACTCAACTATGTTCGTACCTCGTCGGGGTGTTCTGGCCGGTGACTCGTCTGATTCACCCCGGCGTCACGGCGGGGAGTCTCCGGGGGGAGACGACATCATTTCCGGGGGAACATTCATGCACATTCAGGATTCGCATTGGCCGGGCGCTGTCGCCACGGAGGCCGGTGGCAACGGGCGCGTGGGAGCGGCTGCGACCAGCCGTTCGGCGCCGCTGCGCGTGGACGCGCAGCGCAATCTGGAGCACGTGCTGAGGGCCGCGCGCGAGGTGTTCGGCGAGCTCGGCTACGGCGCACCGATGGAGGACGTGGCACGTCGGGCGCGGGTGGGCGTGGGCACGGTCTACCGCCGCTTCCCGAGCAAGGACGTGCTGGTACGGCGGATAGCCGAGGAGGAGACGTCCCGGCTGACGGAGCAGGCACGTACCGCGCTCGGCCAGGAGGAGGAGCCCTGGTCCGCGCTCTCCCGCTTCCTCCGCACGTCGGTCGCCTCGGGTGCGGGCCGGCTGCTGCCGCCGCATGTCCTGCGGGTGGGAGTGGCCGACGACTCGACGGTCGTCGAGGACGCGGTCCGGGAGGAGACGCGGGTGCCGCAGCAGCGGATGGGCCTCGCGGGTCAGCCCGAACTGCGGGTGGTCGCACCGCGTCCGGTGCCCGCGGCCGAGCAGGACGACACGGGCGCGGGCGAGCTGCTCGACGTCGTGGGACAGCTGGTCGACCGGGCACGGGAAGCCGGTGAACTGCGCGGCGACGTCACGGTGGCGGACGTGCTGCTGGTGATAGCCACCGCCGCGCCGTCCCTTCCGGACGCGGCGCAGCAGGCGGCCGCCTCGGCCCGGCTGCTGGACATCCTGCTGGAGGGTCTGCGGTCGCGGCCCGTGTGACGTGCGCTCCGGCCGTCGGCTCCTGCGACCGGCCGGAGGTACGCGGTCGCTGACACGCGGGGCTCCCGCGCGTGGTCACGGATGGGCCGGCTCCCGTGCACAGATCGCTGGACCGGCTCCTGTGCCCGGCGTCGCCATGCCGGCGTCGCCATGTCGGCTCCCGTGCGCCGGTCCCTCACGCGCGGGCTCCGGTGCGCGGTCGCCGGTGCGCGGTCGCCGGTGCGCCGTCCCCGTGGCGCCGTCCCCGTGCCGGGCGAAGGCGGGCGGACTCGCGGGCGCGCTCCTCCGGAGGGCTTCGGAAGGTGCGTGGAGTCGCGGGCACGAGGTGCGTGGAGTCGCGGGCGCGGCGGAGGATCCGCGGCCTCTCGTGCAGGCGATGAGTCGTGCTTGGATTCGGATGGTCTCCCGGACGAGTGGTTGCCGTGAAGGGGAGGCTTGACGACCCAACCCCTGTGGCACTCTTGGCCGGTGTTCGGTCACTGGGTGGGTACTGGGGGCTTCCGCGATGAGCGGTGACGGTCGCAACGAGCCGCACGCCGGGGGGACCGGCGAGGAGACCGGCGGGCGGGTTCCGTCGCAGCGCGAGGGCGGCTCGTCGGGGCCCACCGCTGACGCCTCCCCCTCCCTTTCGGCGCCCTCGGACGCCGACCTGGTCGTGCGCATGCGCGGGGGCGACGACAGCGCGTACGAGGAACTCTTCCGGAGGCACGCGGAGGCCGTGCGCCGCTACGCACGCACCTGCTGCCGGGACGCCCACACCGCGGACGACCTGACGGCCGAGGTGTTCGCCAGGACGCTGCAGGCGGTGCGCGGAGGCGCCGGACCGGAGCAGGCGGTACGGGCCTATCTGCTCACCACCGTGCGCCGCGTCGCCGCCTCCTGGACGAGGTCCGCCCGCCGGGAGCAACTGGTCGAGGACTTCGCGGTCTTCGCCGACCAGGCGGCCCGCGCCACCGAGGTGCCGCGCGAGGACACGCTCGAACTCGGTGCGGACGTGCGCGCCATGCACGAGGCCGAGCGGTCCATGGCTCTGCAGGCCTTCCGCTCGCTGCCCGAACGCTGGCAGGCGGTGCTGTGGCACACCACCGTCGAGGAGGAGCCGCCGAGCGCGGTGGCACCGCTGTTCGGACTCACCGCCAACGCCACGGCTGTCCTGGCCAGCCGGGCGCGGGAAGGGCTCAAGCAGGCCTATCTGCAGGCACATGTGAGTTCCGCGCTCACCTCGGGCGGCGACTGCTCCCGCTACGCCGACCGGCTCGGCGCTTACGCCCGGGGCGGGCTCCGGATGCGGGCCGAGCGCGGACTGCGCAAGCATCTGGAGGCGTGCGTCCGGTGCCGGCTGGCCGCTGGCGAGCTGGAACAGGTCAACTCCGGTATCCCCGCGCTGCTGCCGGTCGCCGTCATCGGCTGGTTCGCGGCGGGGTACTCCCTCAAGGCCGCCGGGATCGTGGCGGGCGGTGCGGCGGGAGCGGGCGCCGCCGCGGCCGCGGCCGGGTCCGGTGCGGCGGGCGGTGCGGCGGGATCCTCCGCGGGTGGCGCGGGCGCCGCGGCCGGGTCCGGGTCGGCCTCCGGCGCCTCGGGCGTCTCGGGGGGCGCGGCCGTGGCGGAAGGGCTCGCCGCTCCCGTGAAGGCCGGGATCGCCGCTGCGGTGGCGGCCGCCGTGGGCGTGGGGCTGGTGTGGGCGCTCTCGGCGGACCCGAGCCCGGCGTCGCGGCCCCATGTTCGGCCGCCCGTGGCTCAGCCCGTCGTTCCGGCGCCTCCGGCCACGCCGGCGCCGACACCGGAGCGGCCGGACTCCCCCGCGCCCGTCGCGCCATCCGCGCCGGCGCCGCGTGGACCGGCACCCGCAGCGCCGCCGACGGTCCCGGCTCCCGCTCCGGCCCTTCCGGCGCCCGCGCCGTCGAAGCCGCCGGTACCGGTGCCCGTGCCGCCCCGGCCGCCCGGGGAGACGCCTGCGCCCTCGCCGACACCTCCCCCGCCCACGACCGTCCACCAGCTCAACCAGCTCCAGTACGGGGTGGCCGGCGACCACACGAACCCCGAGGTACGGCTCGGCGCGAGCAGTTGGATCTGGAAGCGCCACGGCATGTCCATCGGCGGAACCCGGTACGAGCACGGGGTCTCCGTCCACGCCCGGTCGTCCGTGACGATCGACCTGAACCGCGAGTGCATCGCGTACGACGCGCTCGTCGGCGTCGACGACATGACGCTGGGGCTGGGATCGGTGCGCTTCTCCGTGTACGCGGACGGGGCGCGGCAGTGGAGGTCCCCGGTGCTGCGGGGCGGTGATCCGGCGGCACCCGTGTCCGTGGACCTCACCGGCCTCGGGACGCTCCGCCTGGTCGTCGAACCGCACGGCCCACGGCCGCTCGCCGCGACGGCGATCGCCGACTGGGCGCGGTCGCGGATCACCTGCGTACAGCTCCCCCCAGGGCGCGGCGCTCCCCGACACGCGCCACGTCACGCGCCGCGCTGACACGCGCACGCGAGGACGCGTGGACGCGTGGACGCGTGGACGCGTGGACGCGCGAATGAGCCACGTGCGGCGCCGTACCACGCAGCACGACGCCGCACGACGCGCGGCACCACACTGCACGCACCGCACGCACCGCACGCACCAAGCCCACCTCGCGCACCCCGCGCACAGCCCCGCCCACGCAAGCCGGGCCACCGACCTCCCACCCACGGACACCGGCCACCCGCCCGGCCACAAGCACCCAGGGCCGCCCGCGGCGCCGCCCGCGCGGCGATCACGCGGTGCTACGCCTGGAGCGTGGGGCGGCGAGGGACGCCCGAGGCGACAGCTCGGCGGCGGGGTGCCTCCGTGCCCGTCCAGCATGTGCCGCGGCGTGCCAGCAGCCGCCGGAGCCAGAGCTCCGTGGCGACCAGGTCCGCGAGCCCGTCCAGCGGGACCGGCTCGCCCTCGGACGCCGCCCGGAGGGCCTTGCGGACGACCCGCGCCTCCACGATGCCCGCGTCGGCGAGCAACGGCGTGTCGAAGAGGTCCAGCAGGTGCGGCAGCGACAGCCGCATGCCCGCCCGTGTCGCCGCGGTCGAAGCGGTCTGGGACGGTGCGCCCCAGCCGGGCGGCAGATCGTGGACACCCGCGCCGGAGAGGACCGTGCGCAGGACGGCGGTGCGGGCGCCGGGCTGGACCCGCAGCGCCTCGGGCAGGTCCCGCGCGGCCCGTACGACCTGGTTGTCCAGGAAGGGTGCGTGCAGCCGCTGACTGCGTACTTCCGAGGCCTGTTCCATGACGCGGTGGTCCGCGGCGTACCGCGCGAGCGCCGCCCGGGCACGGGCCTCGCCGGGGCGCTGCACGGATGTCGGCCGGGTGGCCGCCTCCTGGAGGCGAACCGATACTTCGGCGAGTGCCTCGCCCGTGAG
It contains:
- a CDS encoding ATP-binding SpoIIE family protein phosphatase — translated: MNFTRWSARLPGTQRRAAARTDRGSVPAARGEYARRPDRQPDATDVVTDPPGAQEPPAESGLPALEHFPVRGLLDGLPALVALVHGPEHRVSYVNEAYESAFGPRSTGAAAAAACPELAELGLLPLLDQVLRSGKPRTVKSRRVRGGGSYTVTCLPAEAPDPHREGELVKGVLVFAADVTAHAEAAERLRASESRHREAAVTLQRSLLPQELEQPDDLRIAADYRPGGTDAAVGGDWYDVITLGAGRTALVIGDVMGRGVRAAAVMGQLRTAVRAYARLDLPPHEVLQLLDGLASEIDPSQIATCVYAVHDPNEGRLVYASAGHLPILVRDADGTIHRAEEPTGPPLGTGGWLHSSGTIPLQPGSTAVLYTDGLVERRGEDIDEGVAALERALAGATGTPQVVCDRLIRSLGVTADHDDDVAVLVLQHPTRSGGDAELFHNAALELLGGVEAAPRARAFASGVLASWRFPVELRDLGVLAASELVANSLQHGTPPMRLRLRRTDRRLIIEVTDGDDHLPRRRRAETEDEAGRGISIVATIASSWGSRRTPGGGKAVWCEFALPEPPG
- a CDS encoding MFS transporter, giving the protein MGAAMRRIQAGNVLSAFGLGFTVPYLYVYVAQVRELGASTAGVVLAVFAMAALVVLPFTGRTIDRRGPLPVLVVAALLASGGSLAMGLADSVPAAVLSAALLGAGTAVMQPALATMIVWCSTPATRTRAFATQFFLQNLGLGIGGLVGGQLVDKSRPGSFTLLFSIEAAMFVVLAVIAATVRMPKAPSIPDAMPENTEARARGGIRALLGHRAMVQLCVLGFVLFFACYGQFESGLAAYGTEAAGIDPAALGYALAANTAVIVLAQFVVLRFVERRRRSRVIAAVGLIWAVAWLVAGYAGLGHGSQAMATAAFIATYALFGLGEAMLSPTVAPLVADLAPESMVGQYNSAFALVKQLALAVGPAVGGPMGAALHGPYIVTFVLFSLGISVLAVRLGRNLTAVQNQPSLASTSRIVARHSPEQGRVQTAA
- a CDS encoding sigma-70 family RNA polymerase sigma factor: MSGDGRNEPHAGGTGEETGGRVPSQREGGSSGPTADASPSLSAPSDADLVVRMRGGDDSAYEELFRRHAEAVRRYARTCCRDAHTADDLTAEVFARTLQAVRGGAGPEQAVRAYLLTTVRRVAASWTRSARREQLVEDFAVFADQAARATEVPREDTLELGADVRAMHEAERSMALQAFRSLPERWQAVLWHTTVEEEPPSAVAPLFGLTANATAVLASRAREGLKQAYLQAHVSSALTSGGDCSRYADRLGAYARGGLRMRAERGLRKHLEACVRCRLAAGELEQVNSGIPALLPVAVIGWFAAGYSLKAAGIVAGGAAGAGAAAAAAGSGAAGGAAGSSAGGAGAAAGSGSASGASGVSGGAAVAEGLAAPVKAGIAAAVAAAVGVGLVWALSADPSPASRPHVRPPVAQPVVPAPPATPAPTPERPDSPAPVAPSAPAPRGPAPAAPPTVPAPAPALPAPAPSKPPVPVPVPPRPPGETPAPSPTPPPPTTVHQLNQLQYGVAGDHTNPEVRLGASSWIWKRHGMSIGGTRYEHGVSVHARSSVTIDLNRECIAYDALVGVDDMTLGLGSVRFSVYADGARQWRSPVLRGGDPAAPVSVDLTGLGTLRLVVEPHGPRPLAATAIADWARSRITCVQLPPGRGAPRHAPRHAPR
- a CDS encoding NAD(P)/FAD-dependent oxidoreductase encodes the protein MVKAAYSRDTTPGTSPRTRILVAGGGYVGMYTAIRLQQKLKRELERGDVEIVVVSAEPYMTYQPFLPEAAAGSISPRHVVVPLRRVLYRCKVVSGEIRSVDHAKRTATFTTLATEEEGAGAIQIGYDELVLAPGSVSRTLPVPGLAEYAIGFKTVEEAIGLRNHVIEQMDIASSTREPALRDAALTFVVVGGGYAGVEALAELEDMARYATRYYHNIKPEDLKWVLVEASNRILPEVGEEMGKYAIRELRARNIDVRLDTRLDSCENRVAVLSDGSRLPTRTVVWTAGVKPAPVLAATDLPLNERGRLKCTAELTVEGTEHAWSAGDAAAVPDVTAEEPGTECAPNAQHAVRQTKVLAENLVASLRGQPLQTYAHKYVGSVASLGLHKGVAHVYGRKLKGYPAWLMHRAYHLSRMPTFNRKARILAEWTLSGLFKREIVSLGSLEHPRAEFELAAGGVPSRPLARRHEDPPMSARERRRGQAPGARPPGASGAPSGAAPEDRERKGPDAPAPGTEEG
- a CDS encoding TetR/AcrR family transcriptional regulator, translating into MHIQDSHWPGAVATEAGGNGRVGAAATSRSAPLRVDAQRNLEHVLRAAREVFGELGYGAPMEDVARRARVGVGTVYRRFPSKDVLVRRIAEEETSRLTEQARTALGQEEEPWSALSRFLRTSVASGAGRLLPPHVLRVGVADDSTVVEDAVREETRVPQQRMGLAGQPELRVVAPRPVPAAEQDDTGAGELLDVVGQLVDRAREAGELRGDVTVADVLLVIATAAPSLPDAAQQAAASARLLDILLEGLRSRPV